Below is a genomic region from Helicobacter pylori.
TTTGCTGTTTTCAGGAGCGGTTTGAGTGGCTGATGGTTGGGCCTCATTGGCGTTATTTGTCTCTTTTAGTTTATACAGGCTATAAGGAGCAATGATATTGGGTTTTTGAGTAACGCTATCGCTAGTGGGCATAGCGACCATCTCATCTCTTAGGGGCGAACACACTTCATCATTGGGTCTGCAGATCACATCGTTGGCGTAGTTGAAATACGCGCGTTTTTGTTGTTCAAAAAGCTTGTTCTCATCAATTGACGCTCCCTTATCAAGCGTGTGGGCATTGGGATCGCTTCTTTTTGGCACTCTCAAAAAAGTCGCTTGGGCATAAGGCATGTTCTCATTGATTTTTAACACAAACTTAGCGTTTCGTTTGTTGAGCGCTTTGAGAATGTTGTAATACCCATTGACTTGTTCTAATGAACCTGTGATGATGATGAGATCCGCATAAGTCCCCATCGCTCTTGTTTTGATAATGGGGTTTTCTATGGATAAATAGTTGTTGTAATCCAATAGATCCATAGCGTAGAGATAGGTTTTGTCTTTCAAAGCGCTATTACCAAACCAATCCCCAAAGCTTTTATCATTCACGTTCAAGGTGTCGTATATATCAAAAAGTGCTTGAGTTTTTGTGTCATCAACAGAGGCATATTGAGGTTTCTTATGATCAGGGATCTGTCGGCGCTGTTTAGCTTCTTTTTTGAGTCGTTTAGCTTCTTTCTTGGTCTCTTTAGTTTCTTTAGTGGCCTTAATGACCTTATCGGCTTCACTTATTTCTTTAGCATAAAGAGTGTTAGAGGTTAGTAAGCCTATGAGCGATACAGCGGTTGCTAGTTTTCTAAACATTAGTTTCCTTTTTTTCAGATTGGTATAGAGACAAAATTCCATATTCCATTGCATTTAAGGTAAGCGATGTAGCTGTAAAAAACTCATTGTTTTTGAAATTCTTTTTTCTTTTCATCAATCCATTGCATTTGGGATATTTAGGATCTTGTGAATCCACGCTAGCAATCCATTTGCACTTAAGATAATTTTTACACCCTAAGAAAAAAGAATTTTCTTTAATATTAGCTTTTACACTAGCCAAGCAGACCATTTTCATTGAGCCATTTATTTCTCGTAAAACGCCCTTACAGTCGCCTTTATTTACATAATTAGAGCAACTATAAAATGAGACACTATTCAATTCTCTTTGTATCATTTTACAGGTCGCTTGTGTGGGTCATGCAGTGAGTAATAAACCACTACAACGCCTAAATTTTTGAAATTTTCTCTTATTCTTTCTTCAGTCAAAATCGTTGTTTTGCCTCAATCTTTCGTCTCTTTAGCTTCAGTTGGTTCGTTGGTAACGCTTGTTGCTTGAGATTTTTGGGTTTCGTTATTGACAGTTGTTGCCGCTTTAGATTGCTTTTTGAACAATTTTTCAATTAATTTCACTAAGTTGATATTAGAAAAAGACAAAAAGATTCCCATTGCAACAAAGATTATCCCAACAATCCCCATAGCACCGCTCAAGACACAACATAAAACCCCTGCTCCAATGAGACCTAATGAATCATAACGCTTATCAGTCAAACTGTTTTTGAAAAAATTTACAAAAGCGTTTGGTTTTTTTGTTTCATGGGTTGTTTCAGTTGTATTGATTGTGTCAGCCATAGTGTTACCTCCATAATAATGGTATATTCTCAATTTGTTACTATAAAACAAATCCATGTTATTATAGCAAAAAATATAAAACCATTGGTTTGGCTAGAAAAACAGGCTAAAGAATGGCTCAAATTGTAAAAGGACTTGACATGTTTAAAGATTTTTATCGCACCACCCTCTCTTTTTTAAAGCCTTTATTGCTTTTACTAGTTTTATTGTTGTCATTTTCACTTTGTATAGCTGATGAATATATTAGCATAAGTGATGATTGGGATGAAAGGGCACGAAATCAGTGGGATGAAATTGCGCGAAATCATAAGACATATTATTTTGAAAATGGTTTAGACCATTTTAATCAAGGCCAATACAAACAAGCCTTTAAAGATTTTAAATTGGCGCAAGAATACAGCATTGGGCTTGGCAGCGTTTATTTAGCCAAAATGTATTTGGAGGGAAAGGGCGTGAAAGTGGATTACAAAAAAGTGCAATTCTATGCACAAAACGCTATCAAAGGGTATGGGAGTGGCATGCTAGGGGGCACTTTAATTTTAGGACGCATGCAAGCAGAAGGCTTAGGGATGAAAAAGGATTTGAAACAAGCGCTTAAGACTTACAGGCATGTGGTTCGCATATTTTCTAATAAAAGCACAAATTATTTTGCTAACAATTTTAGATTACCAAACCTTGCGTTCACTAGTATGCTTATTGGATCGCGATTCATTGATCTTTCAAGTTTGAGCGCGAATCCTATAAAATTTGGAAAGAAATTTGGAATACTTGTTATGAAATCCACCCAAATCAAAGATAAGACACTTCTTTGGGAAGACATTGCTGAAATTTCAAGCAATATTATTTTACTCAAACAACAAATGGGGGAAATCCTTTATAGAATTGGGATCGCTTATAAAGAAGGGCTTGGCACCAGAAAACAAAAAAGTAGGGCTAAAAAATTCTTGCAAAAATCCGCAGAATTTGGCTATGAAAAAGCCATGGAAGCTCTGTAGTTTTTTTAATCAAACTTGTATCAAGCTTGACTGAATGGGTTAAAAAATCCGTTTAGACTCTCATTAAAGCAAAACCCTATTTTTCCATTATAATAGACACTTGATTGTTTTCAATCTCTATGTAGAGTTCTTTTTGAGAATTAGAGCTGTAAGAGAGCTTGTTTTGCTGGTAGGCTTTGTAATCTTGGTCAAACGCCACATAAAACAAGCGTTTGTTCTGGGAGTTGGGGTAAGGGACCACACTAATAGAAGAAAAAGCGATATTCTTTTTTTCGTTTTTTGCAAACACCCTTTTTTTATACTCTTTAAAAGCGTTGAATTTCATGCCGTCATAGCGGGTGAAATTGGGGTTATAAAAACGCATATAGCGTTCAAAATCGCCCCTAGCCCAGGCTTCTTTCCATTGAAAAAGGGAGCTTAAAATCATGCTCAATTCTTCTTTGGTGCTGGGGAAAAACTTGTCTTCATAGATGATAAGGAACGCTTTTTCGCCTTTTAATACCTTATCATAAGAGCTTAAAAGCGGGTTTTCAATCGCAATACAGCCCTTAGTGTTCAATTCATTCCGATCGCCATTTAAAGGCATTCCATGCACCCAAATGCCATGCCCGGTGCGTTTTTTCAAAGTGTCATACAAATTAGGGTAATTCGTTACAAAAGCCAAAACGCCATAATATTGATCCAAGCGCTCCAATTTCTGCGTGATACGATACACTCCAATAGGCGTAGCCAAATCGCCCTCTAAAGTTTTATCGCCCTTTTTAGAGCCTACAAGGGCTTTAGAGCTGTTGATTTTTTTAAGCATGTTGTTGTCTATTTCATAAAACTCTAAACTAGGCTTGGATTTATTGGCCACAAATAAAAACTGCTTGTTTTGATAATAGCCAAAATCCGTGTCCTTGTTTTGAAGCTCTTCTGCCCAAAAAGCTTTATCCGCTAAATAAGAATCCAACTTTTGACCCACCACTTCCAAGCCTTGCTTTTGATAAAGGTGCATGATTTCTAACAAACGATCACTAGCATTCAATCCCACAAACCCTATTAACAGAGCCGGTAATATTTTTTTCAATCCCTATTCCTTTGATGGATATAACCCAGTTTTTGCAAGCTCTTTTCTTCCTTGCTCCATGATTTTTGAGCGATCACTTGCAAGTTTAAAAAAACCTTTTTTTCGCCCACTTCTTGCATTTTCAATCTAGCACTAGTCCCGATGCGTTTGATATTCACCCCGTTTTTGCCTATCACGATTTTTTTTTGGCTTTCTTTTTCTACAATAATATACGCATACACCTTGTCTATGCGTTCTTCTTCTATAAATTTATCAATCATCACATCGCTTTCATAAGGGATTTCATCGCTCAAAAAAACAAACAAACTCTCCCTAATGATTTCCTTATAAATATCGCGCATTTTTTCATCGCTCATCAAATCCTTTTCAAAAAGCCATGCGCTAGGGCTTAAATGCTTGCTGATGCATTCTAAAAGCGCGTTTAAATTTTGAGATTTTTTCGCGCTCAAAGGCACTAGAGCTAAAAATTGCGAAGCGTATTTTTGATACTCTTGTAATTTTTGCAAAACCTGCTTATGCGTGGCGGTGTCAATCTTACTCACAGCCAAGATATGGGGTTTTTGGCACAAACTCAAAAACTCTTCATAGCCTTTTAAATCATCATGCACAGAAGCTAAAAAAACGTGCAATTCAGCATCGCCCATCGCTTTTAAAGCCTGTGAGAGCATGCATTGGTTGAGTAATTTTTCTTGATGGTGAAGCCCTGGAGTGTCTAAAAAAATGATCTGGCTCTCATACCCTTCTTTATCTTTAAAAGGCACAATGCATTTCATTAATTTTCTTGTCGCATTAGCCTTATGCGAAACGAGGGCTAAATGAGCGTTTAATAAAGTGTTTAAAAGAGTGCTTTTTCCAGCGTTTGGTTTGCCTATAAGAGCTACAAAGCCTGCCTTAGTTTTCATTATAAAATATACTTCACTAAATTTTCATCAGCCACTAAATCCTCTAGCTTTGATTGGACCAACTCTTTAGTGATAGTAACATTTTGCCCCGAATAATCCTCCGCTTCAAAACTAATGTCTTCTAGCACTTTTTCAATGGTGGTGTGCAACCTTCTAGCGCCTATATCTTCGCTTTTTTGATTGGCGTTATAAGAAAGTTTGGCTAACTCTTTGATCGCATCGTCTTCAAACGCAATTCCTACGCTCTCCACTTTTAAAAGGGCTTGGTATTGCTTGATGATAGAGTTTTTAGTTTGGGTTAAAATCATATACATGATTTCTTCGGTTAAATCCTCTAACTCCACCCTTAAAGGGAAACGCCCCTGCAATTCAGGGATCAAATCGCTCGGTTTAGAAAGATGAAAAGCCCCGGCTGCAATGAATAAAATATGCTCTGTTTTAATAGAGCCATACTTCGTATTCACCACACTCCCCTCTACAATCGGCAACAAATCCCTTTGAACCCCCTCTTTACTAGGATCTTGACGGCCTCCTTCTTTAGAGCTTACAGCGATCTTATCAATTTCATCAATAAAAATCACCCCTGAACTTTCCGCGCGCTTCAAACCCTCCATTTTAATGGCTTCGCCATCTAAAAGCGTGTCGCTAATTTCTGCCTTTAGGGCTTCTTTAGCCTCTTTAACGCTTAAAGTTTTTTTGACTTTATCATGTTCTTTATGGAAAACCTTAATCAAGTTTTCTTGAACCCTTAAAATTTCAGGTGGCACATTAGAATCAATCTCTATGCTTTTTTTACGCACTTCAATTTCAATTTCTCGGCTATCCAACTCGCCTTGCGCGATTCTTTGTTGCATTTTTAAAAGGCTGTTAGCGTATTCTTGTTTTTTTTCTTCGCTCACGCCACTAGGCAAGGGGGGTAGGAGTTTTTTAGCGATTTTTTCTATAACCGCTTCTTCAATCTTATCTTTTAATTTTTCTTTATGCTCATTTTCCACTAAAAGCACGCTGTTATTGACTAAATCCCTCACCATAGACTCCACATCGCGCCCCACAAAACCCACTTCTGTGTATTTGCTCGCTTCCACTTTCACAAAGGGGAGTTCCATGATTTTTGCTATTCTTCTTGCGATTTCAGTTTTACCCACGCCAGTAGAGCCAATCATCAAAATGTTTTTAGGCGTGATTTCTTCTTGTAAGGATTTTTCCAGTTGTAAACGCCTGTAACGATTCCTAAAAGCGATAGCGATAGACTTTTTAGCTTCCTTTTGCCCAATAATATATTCATCTAAATAAGCGACAATTTCTCGTGGGGTCATATTCAATTTAGACATTAAAGCTCCAAAATTTTAATATTCGTGTTGGTGTAAATGCAAAGATCCCCTGCGATTTTTAAGGACTCTTCTACAAGTTTTCTGGGCTCTAAATGAGCGAAATTATCTAAAGCCCTAGCCGCGCTTAAAGCGTAATTCCCCCCACTCCCAATAGCAGCGATCTTATTGTCTTCAGCCTCTAAAACATCGCCCGTGCCGCTCAAAATGAAAATGTGATCCAAATTTAAAACGATCATCATCGCTTCCAGTCGGCGTAAATACTTATCTTTGCGCCATTCTTTGCTGAAATCCACCACGCTTTTAAACAAATCCCCTTTTTTGCTCTCTAAAATGCGTTCAAACATATCAAACAAACTAAAAGCGTCCGCAGTGCTCCCGGCAAATCCGCTTAAAACCTGGTTGTGGTACAAGCTTCTGATTTTTGTCGCATTGGCTTTGACCACGCAATTACCCAAAGTTACCTGCCCATCGCCTCCAATGAGCGCGAACTTCTTGCCCCCCATCTCCCCTCTATAGCCTAGAATCGTCGTCGCTTCAAACATTTTCTACTCAGCCACCACATCAATTTTAAACACGCCCACAACCCCAAATCCGAGCTTGACTTCAATCTCATAAATCCCTGTGCTTTTAATCGGGTGTTTGAGCTCAATGTCTTTTTTATCTAAATCCAAATTCGCATGCTGTTCTTTCAAACGCTCCGTGATTTCTTCCTTAGTGATCGCTCCAAATAAAGAGCCGTTCGCACCGACTTTTTTATGGATAGTCAGCGTGATGGTTTGTAAGGTTTCTACCATTTGCAATTTTTGCACCTTTTCTAGGGCTTCTTTTTCAGCTTTCTTTTTAACTTCGGCTTTGTATTTGTTGATCACTTCGTTAGTGGCGAGTTTGGCTTTTTGGTTAGCGATTAGAAAGTTATTCCCATAGCCATCCTTAACCTCACACACTTCACCCGCTTTGCCTAAATTTTTCACATCTTCTAGTAATAGAACCTTCATTACATCCCCTTTAAGTTTTAAGTAGTTTGTAATTATACTCTTTATTTTAATAAGTTGGGTTTTTATTGCCTGTTCCTACCACCCATCTGTTTTTCTAAAGCCTGTTTGATCAACCCCAAACAATAAGGGATATCCTCTTTTGTTTTTAGTTTGACTTCTATGTTTCCAACGCATGAATGACCGATATTGGAAACATCTCTAATCTTTAGTTTTTCCTTTATTTCACCTTGCAACTCAGAAAATTCAATTTTTAACATCAATGTTAATTCATCTTTTGAGGGAACAATGCTCGTAAAAATGGTGTCAAACTTATAAGTTATATATGCTTTCGTAAAGCTTTCGGCGATCTTTTCATCAAAAGCTTTAATCTTTTCTCTTAAAATATCAAACAATTCCCTTGAATGAGAGCTAAACTTATAAGAGCTTAAATCATAAGCCTTTTTTCTCTTTTTCCTTTCTGTTTATATTTCTCTAATGTTTCTGCATCTAGATTGTGGTAAGTCCAAATCTTTAAAGCCCAATCCGCTAAATCATTAGCTCTTTTTTCAATCTCTTTTTCGCCAAAAGATTCTAAATCCCTCAAACCCTGATTGAGTCTCAACGGGCTTTGTTTGAAGCCCTTCTCCATATCTCTTTTTTCTTGGAAAGATTTGTTACTATACTCTTTGTTATAACCGGTTAGAGTGAGATTGCCTATTGTGTGGAGGTATTTATCATGTATTGCTTGAAAATTTTCACCAAGATCCCTTTTCCATTCTAAGTTAAGGGTTTTAGGCATGATGTGTTCTATAGTGCATTCCTTAGTATTGACCGGCTCTTTTGTGTCAAAATTTTCTAACCTTTCAAAAAAGTATTCCTTTTTTCCAAACTTATAAAAATTTATCGTAATAAAAAGCTTTTTAAACTCATCATTGTTTGGGAATCTTTGTTTTTCTGTCAGATAGCCAAAATGCGCTTTTAGGCTTTTAAAATATTCATCTTTTTGGATGTGCTTTGTAAAAGAGAGAAAGACTTTATTGAGACTATTTGTGCCAAGCCCGCACACCGCCCTTCTGCAAATATAGCTCTCTGTTAAATAGATAGTAGGGATAAAATCAGCCTTGGATAAAACCCCATCGCTATAATCGCTATAAAGCTCTAGTAATAGCGGATAGATCACATCCATCTCTAAATCCACCAAAAAACTTAAAGCCTTGTTTAAATCTTTATCGGCTTCTTTTTTGAATGCAATCTGGCAAAAATACCCGCAATATTTTTGCAAATCTTTTAGTAAATCCTCTATTTCTATCCTCTCTTTTTGCTGATAATCCTTGAAAGCTTCATAAACTCTTTTCTCATTGGGAATTTTTCCTATTTTGATCGTGAGATAGTGCCTGACAAATTTACTAAACAAATCCTCTCTCTTACTCTGTTTCTTACTCTGTTTCTCACTCTGTTTAAAATCTTCCTCCATAGCCCTCCAATATTGATTATAAAAATCTTCCCGTTTTCCAACCTCTGTTTCCATTATGATATAGTTTCTGAGCAAATCCGCTTGCGTGAGTTCGATACCTTTTGAGTTCATGCTCTCAAAAATAAGTTGAGGATCATCTTTTCCTTTTTCTAAAGCAATCCAAACTATCATGAGTTTTTTTAATCCTTTAAAAATCGTTTCTAGTTTGTCGGTGTTTTTACGGATCCATTCTTCAAATAATTCAAAATTTTCCATTATTTTTAACGAAGGCTCGCTCGGTTTTCTTCTGTCTTTATCAATCAAAGATAGCAGGGTATCTTTATCAGACTCTGAGAGGATGAGTCTGAATTTCTTATCGCCGTCCTTATCGCTATTGATAAGATAGTGATCCTCTATTTCTTTACGCTCAACTTCATCGTTTAAATGATCCCTCAAAGCGATGAGTAAAATCGTGATAGTGGTGAGCCTTTGTTGGCCATCAATAATGAGTAATGTATTGTTAGAGTGTGTAATATTATCTAGCACATACAAAATAGAACCGATAAAATGCCCATCCATCTTATCATTTCCACCAATTTTTATAATATCATCCCATAATTGCTTGCATTGCTCCTTTTCCCAACTATACAATCTCTGATAGATGGGAATGACCAATTGATTCTTTTGATTTTCTTTAATAAAATTTAATAGTGTGGTTGCCTTTGCTTCCATAATAACACTCCTTGATTTAGCGGATTTTACCGCATGCATCTTAATAAAACTTGATACAGATTTTACTTTTTTTACCCCATAAATGCTATAATCACCCCTATCAATCAAACTCAATTCATAACAATTAAAGGTGGTTAATGGTAGTAAGAACTCAAAATAGTGAAAGCAAGATCAAAGAGTTTTTTGAATTTTGCAAAGAAAATGAAGTGGAATTTGTGGATTTTAGATTCAGCGATATTAAAGGCACTTGGAATCATATCGCTTATTCTTTTGGGGCTTTAACGCATGGCATGTTTAAAGAGGGGATTCCTTTTGATGCGAGTTCTTTTAAGGGATGGCAAGGCATTGAACACTCTGATATGATTTTGACCCCCGATTTGGTGCGTTATTTCATTGACCCTTTTAGCGCGGATGTGAGCGTGGTCGTGTTTTGCGATGTGTATGATGTGTATAAAAACCAACCTTATGAGAAATGCCCTAGAAGTATCGCTAAAAAAGCCTTACAACATTTAAAAGATTCAGGTTTGGGCGATGTGGCTTATTTTGGCGCGGAGAATGAATTTTTTATCTTTGATTCCATTAAAATTAAAGACGCTTCTAACTCACAATACTACGAAGTGGATAGCGAAGAGGGCGAATGGAATAGAGATAAGAGCTTTGAAAATGGCGTGAATTTTGGCCATAGACCGGGCAAGCAAGGGGGCTATATGCCTGTGCCGCCAACGGATACGATGATGGATATTCGCACTGAAATTGTGAAAGTCTTAAACCAAGTGGGGTTAGAAACTTTTGTCGTCCATCATGAAGTCGCGCAAGCGCAAGGCGAAGTGGGCGTGAAATTTGGGGATTTAGTGGAAGCCGCTGACAATGTCCAAAAACTCAAATACGTGGTTAAAATGGTCGCCCATTTAAACGGCAAAACCGCCACTTTCATGCCAAAACCTTTATACGGGGATAACGGGAGCGGGATGCACACCCATGTAAGTATTTGGAAAAACAACGAAAACCTTTTTAGCGGCGAAACTTACAAGGGCTTGAGTGAGTTGGCGTTGCATTTTTTAGGGGGAGTGTTGCACCACGCTAGAGGGTTAGCCGCTTTCACTAACGCTTCCACTAATTCTTACAAACGCTTAATTCCAGGCTATGAAGCCCCATCTATTTTGACTTATTCGGCTAATAACAGGAGCGCGAGCGTGCGCATCCCTTATGGGATTTCTAAAAACAGCGCGAGGTTTGAATTCAGATTCCCGGATAGCTCATCAAACCCCTACTTGGCTTTTGCAGCGATTTTAATGGCAGGTATGGATGGCGTTAAAAACAAGATTGATCCCGGCGAAGCGATGGATATTAACCTTTTCAAATTGACTTTAGATGAAATCAGAGAAAAGGGTATCAAACAAATGCCCCACACTTTAAGGCGATCGTTAGAAGAAATGCTAGCCGATAAGCAGTATTTAAAAGATAGTCAAGTCTTTAGCGAAGAATTTATTCAAGCCTATCAGTCTCTTAAATTCAACGCTGAAGTGTTCCCATGGGAGAGCAAACCCCATCCTTTTGAATTTATCACCACTTATTCATGCTAAAACAATGAGCGGGTCAATAATCCCATTTTAAAAATTTAGAATAAGGCAAAAATGCCTTGTTCTTAAAAAAAGTGGTTGGAAAAATTTATTTTCTTTGCTTTTTAAATAAGTCTTACTTAACGCTCTTTAATCTTTAAAAAGGGGTTTTTAACTTTATTGTTTATGTAAAACCCATTTTTTAAGTGGATAGAGAGCGTTTGAAACAACACCCCTAAAACCCCAACTAAACCCAGTGTCGGTTTAGTCAGTGTGGTAATGGCTATCAAAGTCTTTGAGCGTGTAACGTGCTTCTTTCTCTACAAACAAGCGTCTTTAACACAAGCAACACGCAAAGCGTCAAAATAAGTCCCAACGCTAGCGCAACCGCCGAGTAAAGACGCTCCAATAAACACGCTATTTCTAATGGTTTTCATTTTATATCCTTTTGTTCTAAAATTTTTTAATAACTCAAATACTTTAATCATGCGTTTATGATAGTTAAGATTTATCATTAAACAAAAAGTAAATAAAACTCAAAACAACTGAAATAACGCCCTAAATCCAAAAACAGAAACGCTACCCTTTGTAATCTTAGATAATTTTTGCTATAATAAAGCCCTAACTGAAATTGTTCGTTTTATTTTAGTTAGGCTCCTTGAATTGAAATTATAGATGGGTTTTACCACACTAGCCTTGTGTTATTAATCACACAAGGCAAGATTAATCCTTACAAAATAAACTCTTCCAATACAGCAAAGAATTAAAACATTCAACCAAACATCTCGTTGATTTCATATTTTTTAGCGGCTTTATCCTTAAGCCATAGAGCCACTTCTAAAGCCCCTTTAGCAAAAATAGATCGGTTAGTCGCCGTATGGCTAAGCTCTATGTATTCGCCCTCTAAATAAAACCCTATCGTGTGCTTCCCGGCAACATCGCCCCCCCTTAAAGCGGCTATGCCAATGCTTTCTTTAGAGCGCAAACCTTCTCTGTGAGTGGTAAGGGCGTTTTTTTCATCATACCCCCTAGCCTTAGCGCAAGTTTCATACAAACTCAACGCAGTGCCGCTCGGCGCGTCTTTTTTGAGATTGTGGTGCGTTTCTACAATTTCAATATCCGCATCTTTTAATTTCAAAGAAGCTAAAAAGGCTAATTGATTGAGCATCGTAATCCCTAAAGACATGTTGTGCGCATGCAAAAGCGGCGCTTTTAAGGCTAATTGTTGCATTTTTTCTAGCGTTTCTTTTTCCAAACCGGTCGTGCCAGAAACTAAAATTTTAGGGCATTCTAAAAGAGCCTCTAGCAAATTATCCACGCCTTTAGGTAAAGAAAAATCAATCACGCATTCGCATGCCCTCACAAACGCTTTTAAATCATTGGTTACTAAAGGGGCGCACGAAAAAGAACTGAAATCCGTTTCGCATTTTTGCCTGACAAACACGCTAGATAGCTCTAATCCCTTATACCCCCCTTTTAATTCTTCTAAAAGCAGTTTCCCTATACGACCGCTCGCTCCATAAACACCGATTTTCATGCGCTTTCCTTGCTTTTAACCTTACAACCCCATTTTAAAAGGGTTTAAAATATTATTAGGATCAAGGGCTTTTTTAATATTCCTAAAAAGCTCCATTTCACTCTGATTGAACGCTAAAGGCATGAATTTGGCTTTAGACAAGCCTATGCCATGCTCCCCACTTAAAGTCCCCTCCAAACTAATAGCGGCCTGAAAAATCTCTTCCATAGCCTTATGCCCTTTTTCTAA
It encodes:
- a CDS encoding tetratricopeptide repeat protein, which gives rise to MFKDFYRTTLSFLKPLLLLLVLLLSFSLCIADEYISISDDWDERARNQWDEIARNHKTYYFENGLDHFNQGQYKQAFKDFKLAQEYSIGLGSVYLAKMYLEGKGVKVDYKKVQFYAQNAIKGYGSGMLGGTLILGRMQAEGLGMKKDLKQALKTYRHVVRIFSNKSTNYFANNFRLPNLAFTSMLIGSRFIDLSSLSANPIKFGKKFGILVMKSTQIKDKTLLWEDIAEISSNIILLKQQMGEILYRIGIAYKEGLGTRKQKSRAKKFLQKSAEFGYEKAMEAL
- the cag3 gene encoding type IV secretion system outer membrane cap subunit Cag3; its protein translation is MFRKLATAVSLIGLLTSNTLYAKEISEADKVIKATKETKETKKEAKRLKKEAKQRRQIPDHKKPQYASVDDTKTQALFDIYDTLNVNDKSFGDWFGNSALKDKTYLYAMDLLDYNNYLSIENPIIKTRAMGTYADLIIITGSLEQVNGYYNILKALNKRNAKFVLKINENMPYAQATFLRVPKRSDPNAHTLDKGASIDENKLFEQQKRAYFNYANDVICRPNDEVCSPLRDEMVAMPTSDSVTQKPNIIAPYSLYKLKETNNANEAQPSATQTAPENSKEKLIEELIANSQLIANEEEREKKLLAEKEKQEAELAKYKLKDLENQKKLKALEAELKKKNAKKPRVVEVPISPKTSNSFETMRVVKEKENYNGLLVDKETTIKRSYEGTLISENSYSKKSPINPNDLRNLEEEIKSYYIKSNGLCYANGISLYVKIKNDPYKEGMLCGYESVQTLLLPLKDKLKYDKQKLQKALLKDSK
- the glnA gene encoding type I glutamate--ammonia ligase, whose amino-acid sequence is MVVRTQNSESKIKEFFEFCKENEVEFVDFRFSDIKGTWNHIAYSFGALTHGMFKEGIPFDASSFKGWQGIEHSDMILTPDLVRYFIDPFSADVSVVVFCDVYDVYKNQPYEKCPRSIAKKALQHLKDSGLGDVAYFGAENEFFIFDSIKIKDASNSQYYEVDSEEGEWNRDKSFENGVNFGHRPGKQGGYMPVPPTDTMMDIRTEIVKVLNQVGLETFVVHHEVAQAQGEVGVKFGDLVEAADNVQKLKYVVKMVAHLNGKTATFMPKPLYGDNGSGMHTHVSIWKNNENLFSGETYKGLSELALHFLGGVLHHARGLAAFTNASTNSYKRLIPGYEAPSILTYSANNRSASVRIPYGISKNSARFEFRFPDSSSNPYLAFAAILMAGMDGVKNKIDPGEAMDINLFKLTLDEIREKGIKQMPHTLRRSLEEMLADKQYLKDSQVFSEEFIQAYQSLKFNAEVFPWESKPHPFEFITTYSC
- the rplI gene encoding 50S ribosomal protein L9 gives rise to the protein MKVLLLEDVKNLGKAGEVCEVKDGYGNNFLIANQKAKLATNEVINKYKAEVKKKAEKEALEKVQKLQMVETLQTITLTIHKKVGANGSLFGAITKEEITERLKEQHANLDLDKKDIELKHPIKSTGIYEIEVKLGFGVVGVFKIDVVAE
- the hslU gene encoding HslU--HslV peptidase ATPase subunit; protein product: MSKLNMTPREIVAYLDEYIIGQKEAKKSIAIAFRNRYRRLQLEKSLQEEITPKNILMIGSTGVGKTEIARRIAKIMELPFVKVEASKYTEVGFVGRDVESMVRDLVNNSVLLVENEHKEKLKDKIEEAVIEKIAKKLLPPLPSGVSEEKKQEYANSLLKMQQRIAQGELDSREIEIEVRKKSIEIDSNVPPEILRVQENLIKVFHKEHDKVKKTLSVKEAKEALKAEISDTLLDGEAIKMEGLKRAESSGVIFIDEIDKIAVSSKEGGRQDPSKEGVQRDLLPIVEGSVVNTKYGSIKTEHILFIAAGAFHLSKPSDLIPELQGRFPLRVELEDLTEEIMYMILTQTKNSIIKQYQALLKVESVGIAFEDDAIKELAKLSYNANQKSEDIGARRLHTTIEKVLEDISFEAEDYSGQNVTITKELVQSKLEDLVADENLVKYIL
- the era gene encoding GTPase Era; its protein translation is MKTKAGFVALIGKPNAGKSTLLNTLLNAHLALVSHKANATRKLMKCIVPFKDKEGYESQIIFLDTPGLHHQEKLLNQCMLSQALKAMGDAELHVFLASVHDDLKGYEEFLSLCQKPHILAVSKIDTATHKQVLQKLQEYQKYASQFLALVPLSAKKSQNLNALLECISKHLSPSAWLFEKDLMSDEKMRDIYKEIIRESLFVFLSDEIPYESDVMIDKFIEEERIDKVYAYIIVEKESQKKIVIGKNGVNIKRIGTSARLKMQEVGEKKVFLNLQVIAQKSWSKEEKSLQKLGYIHQRNRD
- a CDS encoding cag pathogenicity island protein Cag1, translated to MADTINTTETTHETKKPNAFVNFFKNSLTDKRYDSLGLIGAGVLCCVLSGAMGIVGIIFVAMGIFLSFSNINLVKLIEKLFKKQSKAATTVNNETQKSQATSVTNEPTEAKETKD
- the hslV gene encoding ATP-dependent protease subunit HslV, giving the protein MFEATTILGYRGEMGGKKFALIGGDGQVTLGNCVVKANATKIRSLYHNQVLSGFAGSTADAFSLFDMFERILESKKGDLFKSVVDFSKEWRKDKYLRRLEAMMIVLNLDHIFILSGTGDVLEAEDNKIAAIGSGGNYALSAARALDNFAHLEPRKLVEESLKIAGDLCIYTNTNIKILEL
- a CDS encoding cag pathogenicity island protein, with amino-acid sequence MIQRELNSVSFYSCSNYVNKGDCKGVLREINGSMKMVCLASVKANIKENSFFLGCKNYLKCKWIASVDSQDPKYPKCNGLMKRKKNFKNNEFFTATSLTLNAMEYGILSLYQSEKKETNV
- the csd6 gene encoding cell shape-determining L,D-carboxypeptidase Csd6, which produces MKKILPALLIGFVGLNASDRLLEIMHLYQKQGLEVVGQKLDSYLADKAFWAEELQNKDTDFGYYQNKQFLFVANKSKPSLEFYEIDNNMLKKINSSKALVGSKKGDKTLEGDLATPIGVYRITQKLERLDQYYGVLAFVTNYPNLYDTLKKRTGHGIWVHGMPLNGDRNELNTKGCIAIENPLLSSYDKVLKGEKAFLIIYEDKFFPSTKEELSMILSSLFQWKEAWARGDFERYMRFYNPNFTRYDGMKFNAFKEYKKRVFAKNEKKNIAFSSISVVPYPNSQNKRLFYVAFDQDYKAYQQNKLSYSSNSQKELYIEIENNQVSIIMEK